The following coding sequences are from one Gossypium hirsutum isolate 1008001.06 chromosome A12, Gossypium_hirsutum_v2.1, whole genome shotgun sequence window:
- the LOC121210987 gene encoding cell number regulator 3 — translation MKENPLGPLDFATAALMFQSIRCMTIFCPCITFGRSAEIINKGSISCGESCLLYCLLHHIRAVLPSIFYGCIHRRRLRGQYGLKQSPCNDFLVHCFCHYCALCQEYRQLKYQGFDMKRGWKGNQNPGVTMAPVTEGGMKR, via the exons ATGAAGGAGAATCCCCTTGGTCCACTGGATTTTGCGACTGCTGCTCTGATGTTTCAGTCTATTC GCTGCATGACAATCTTCTGCCCCTGTATTACTTTCGGCAGGAGCGCTGAGATTATAAACAAAGGAagtatat CATGTGGAGAAAGCTGTCTGCTGTATTGTTTATTACATCATATAAGAGCAGTTCTTCCATCAATATTCTATGGATGCATTCATCGTAGGAGACTGAGGGGCCAATATGGATTGAAACAAAGCCCTTGCAATGATTTCCTCGTCCACTGTTTCTGTCACTACTGTGCCTTGTGTCAAGAGTACCGACAACTCAAATACCAAGGATTCGACATGAAACGCG GATGGAAAGGGAATCAAAACCCAGGTGTAACAATGGCCCCAGTTACCGAAGGAGGGATGAAGAGGTGA